In Alosa alosa isolate M-15738 ecotype Scorff River chromosome 23, AALO_Geno_1.1, whole genome shotgun sequence, a single window of DNA contains:
- the LOC125288977 gene encoding small membrane A-kinase anchor protein-like: MGCFQSKHRIPDEAKNIEGKALLVTDLIVDDSTALLLDYDSELVKGLPPVSPTNLLLLDYAQRMAEEIVALAVRQWDELDRQYRDIPYIDSDMTSAAET, encoded by the coding sequence ATGGGATGCTTCCAATCAAAACACAGAATCCCCGACGAGGCCAAAAACATCGAGGGGAAGGCCCTCCTTGTTACTGACTTGATAGTGGACGATAGCACAGCCTTATTGTTGGACTACGACTCTGAGCTTGTGAAGGGCTTGCCACCGGTTTCCCCCACTAACCTGCTCTTGCTGGATTACGCCCAAAGGATGGCGGAGGAGATTGTTGCCTTGGCGGTGCGGCAGTGGGATGAGTTAGACAGACAGTATAGAGACATCCCTTACATCGACTCTGACATGACATCAGCCGCTGAAACTTGA
- the LOC125288627 gene encoding growth/differentiation factor 8-like, with amino-acid sequence MLFFVYLCFLCAFGATCSGSSTTPQPVTTEDTEQCSTCEFRHQSKLMRLHTIKSQILSILRLEQAPNISRDMIRQLLPKAPPLQELLSQYDLQLDDRKVGTADDGEHATTETIITMATEPQSSVQKNGMPRCCLFSLSPKILPNNILKAQLWIHLRPTEEATTVFLQISRLKPLSEGNTRAIIRSLKIEVDAEASSWQSIDMNQLLQSWLKQPETNLGIEIKAFDSKGVDLAVTSAESGSEGLKPFMEVKIAETPKRLKRDTGLDCDENSPESRCCRYPLTVDFEDFGWDWIIAPKRYKANYCSGECEYMHLQKYPHTHLVNKANPRGTAGPCCTPTKMSPINMLYFNRKEQIIYGKIPSMVVDICGCS; translated from the exons ATGCTATTCTTTGTGTACCTGTGTTTCTTGTGCGCATTTGGAGCAACTTGTTCAGGCAGTTCCACAACACCTCAGCCAGTGACGACAGAGGACACCGAGCAATGTTCCACATGCGAGTTCAGGCACCAAAGCAAGCTGATGAGACTACACACCATCAAGTCCCAAATTCTTAGTATCCTCCGACTTGAACAGGCTCCAAACATAAGCCGGGACATGATCAGACAGCTCTTGCCGAAAGCGCCGCCCTTGCAGGAGCTACTCAGTCAGTATGATCTCCAGCTGGATGACAGGAAAGTTGGTACGGCCGATGATGGGGAGCACGCCACCACTGAAACCATCATTACCATGGCCACCGAGC CTCAATCCAGCGTTCAAAAAAACGGAATGCCAAGATGTTGCTTATTTTCTCTAAGCCCGAAGATATTACCCAACAACATATTAAAAGCGCAGCTGTGGATTCACCTCCGGCCGACCGAGGAAGCCACTACTGTCTTCTTGCAAATTTCTCGTCTAAAACCACTGTCAGAAGGCAACACGAGGGCTATTATTAGGTCCCTGAAAATCGAGGTAGATGCAGAGGCCAGCTCTTGGCAAAGTATCGACATGAACCAGCTCCTCCAGTCTTGGCTGAAACAACCCGAGACCAATCTTGGTATCGAAATAAAGGCGTTTGATTCCAAAGGAGTGGACCTGGCCGTTACCTCTGCTGAATCTGGCTCGGAGGGACTG AAACCCTTTATGGAAGTGAAAATAGCTGAGACGCCCAAACGGTTGAAGAGGGACACAGGGTTGGATTGTGACGAGAACTCCCCTGAATCTCGCTGCTGCCGCTACCCTCTCACCGTGGACTTTGAGGACTTCGGCTGGGACTGGATTATTGCGCCTAAACGCTACAAGGCTAACTACTGCTCGGGAGAATGCGAGTACATGCACCTGCAGAAGTACCCACATACTCACCTAGTAAACAAGGCAAATCCGCGGGGTACCGCCGGACCCTGCTGCACTCCCACCAAAATGTCTCCTATCAATATGCTCTATTTCAACCGCAAAGAACAGATCATCTATGGAAAGATCCCCTCAATGGTGGTGGACATATGTGGCTGCTCCTAA